Within Actinosynnema pretiosum, the genomic segment CACGCCGCTGGGCCGCGCCGACCGGGTGCTGCTGGTGGGGCGGCCGGGCGGGCCGATGTTCCGGGCGGCCGAGGTCGCGCGGCTGGCGCACCTGGCGGGGATCGTCGCCGTGGTGCTGCCGGACTGAGCGCCGGTGGCCTGAGCGCCAGCGGTCTGAGCGCCGGCGGGCCCGTCGCGCGGATGGCGGTGGGCTTCCCGAACGAGGGGCACGAGCGCGGCGGGCCGCACGGTGTTGGATACCGCACATGGCGACGCTCACCCCTGCCCTGTTGCGGCACCGCGCGGGCCACAAGTCCTACTGGCGCGGACTGGCCTACCGGGACGCCGTGGTCTCCGTGGTGCACCACCCCAGGCACGTGACCGGGGTGGTGCGCGGCAGCTCGGAGTACTCGATCACGCTGACCTGGGACGCCGAGGGCAACCTGCGGGGGACCTGCGCCTGCCCGTACGGGGAGCAGGGGTTCTTCTGCAAGCACTGCGTCGCCGTGGGCCTGGTGCTGCTCGACCGGGGCGAGACCGTGCCCGCGCCGGACGCCGAGGACGACGAGCTCCGCACCGCCCTCACCCGCCTGCCGCGCGCGGCGCTCGTGGAGCACCTCTACGAGCAGGCCGCGCGCGACACCGCGCTCCGCGAGCGGGTCCTGGCGGAGGCCGAGGAGACGACGCGCGCGACGGGGATCCCCAACCAGCCCAACGGCGCCTTCCAGGGCAAGGTGATCCCGTACCGGCGGTGAGCTGGTGGCGCGGGCGGTCCGGCCGCGCCTCGGGCGCCCCGGCGACACCCGGCGCCCCCGTTCCGACGGCGGCCCCGGCACCCCCGTTCTGACAGCGCCCCGGCGCCCTCGTTCCGACCGCGGCCCCGGCAACGCCCGGCGTCCTCGCACCGCACCCCCGGCAAGGCCAGGCGGCCCCGGACCGCACCCCCGACAACGCCCGCCGGCCCGGCAAGACCAGGCGATCCGACAACGCCCGACAGCCCGGCAAGGCCACGCGGCCCGACAACGCCCGACAGCCCGGAGCCGGCGGGTTCAGCGGCGGTTCACTCCGTCGCGCTCCCCTCCCCTTGCACGACCGAGCCACCCGTGGGAGCGCTCTCCCCACCCGCGCTCCCGTCCGTGGGAGCGCTCTCCCCAGCCGTCCCCTCAGTCGTGGAAGCGCTCTCGCCCGTCCCCTCCCCCGACCTCGCGGCCACCTCGGCCCCCTTCACCGGCACCCCCTCCACCGGCGCCCCCTCCACCGGCGCCACTTCCTCCGGCGCCCCCACCACCGCGACCGCCGCGGCGGCCTCCGGCCCCCGCTCCAGCAGCACCCGGAACCCGGCCTCGTCCAGCACCGGCACCTTCAGCTGCGCGGCCTTGTCCGCCTTGCCGCCGGGGTTGTCCCCCACGACCACGAACGCCGTCTTCTTCGACACCGACCCGACCGCCTTGCCGCCCCGCACCAGGATCGAGTCCTTGGCCTCGTCGCGGGAGAAGTCCGCCAGCGTCCCGGTGACCACGATCGACAACCCCTCCAGGTTGCGCGGGATCGTGGTGTCGCGCTCGTCCACCATGCGCACCCCCGCCGCCGCCCAGCGGCGCACGACCTCCTGCCGCCACGGGGTCCGCGCCCACTCCCGCACCGCCACCGCGATCGTCGGCCCGACCCCGCCCGCCGCCGCCAGGTCGGCCTCCTCGGCGTCCAGGATGGCCTGCACGCCGCCGAACTCCACCGCCAGCGCGCGCGCCGCCGTCGGCCCCACGTGGCGGATCGACAGGGCCACCAGCACCCGCCACAGCGGCTGCGACTTGGCGGCCTCCAGGTTCTCCAGCAGCTTCGCGCCGTTCGTCACCAGCGCGCCGTCCTGGTTGCGGAACAGGTCCACGCGCAGCAGGTCCTCGGCGGTGAGGTCGAACAGGTCCGCCTCGTTGCCGTACACCTCGGACGACGCCAGCGCCGCCGCGCCCTCGTACCCGAGCACCTCGATGTCCAGCGCGGACCGGGACGCCAGGTAGGCCAACCGCTCCCGCAGCTGCGCGGGGCACCCCTCGGCGTTGGGGCAGCGGATGTCCACGTCCCCCTCCTTCATGGGGCGCAGCGCGTGCCCGCACTCCGGGCAGGACGCGGGCATCACGAACTCCCTGGCGTCCGCCGGGCGCACGTCCACGACCGGGCCGAGCACCTCGGGGATCACGTCGCCCGCCTTGCGGATGACGATCCGGTCGCCGATGAGCACGCCCTTGCGCTTGACCTCGGACGCGTTGTGCAGCGTCGCGCGGGCCACCGTGGAGCCCGCCACCTTCACCGGTTCCATGATCGCGAACGGGGTGACCCGCCCGGTGCGGCCGACCTGGACGCCGATGTCGAGCAGCGTCGTGGTGGCCTCCTCCGGCGGGTACTTGAACGCGATGGCCCAGCGGGGCGCGCGCGAGGTGCTGCCGAGCCTGCGCTGCAGCGGGACCTCGTCCACCTTCACCACGAGCCCGTCGATCTCGTGCGCGGCGTCGTGCCGGTGCTCGCCCCAGTGCGCGACGCGCGCCCACACCTCGTCGAACGTCGCCACGACGGCGGTGTGCTCGGAGGTGGGCAGCCCCCAGGCGCGCAGCGCCGCGTACGCGTCGGACTGGCGCTCCAGCTCGAACCCGGCGCGCTTGCCGATGCCGTGGCACACCATGCGCAGCCTGCGGGACGCGGTGACCTTCGGGTCCTTCTGCCGCAGCGAGCCCGCGGCGGTGTTGCGCGGGTTCGCGAACGGCGGCAGGCCCGCCTCGACCAGCTTCGCGTTGAGCTCCAGGAAGTCCTCGACGGCGAAGTACACCTCGCCGCGCACCTCGACCAGCTCGGGGACCGGCCACTCGTCGGTGCCCGCAAGCACCTCGGGGACGTCCCGCAGGGTGCGCAGGTTGAGCGTGACGTCCTCGCCGGTGCGGCCGTCGCCCCTGGTCAGGGCCCGGACCAGCCTGCCGCGCTCGTACAGCAGGTTGATCGCGAGCCCGTCGACCTTGAGCTCGCACAGGAACCGCGCCGCGTCGCCGACCTCCTTGCCGACCCGCTCGAACCACGCCCGCAGCCCGTCCTCGTCGAACGCGTTGTCCAGGCTGAGCATCCGCTCCAGGTGGTCGACGGCGGTGAACTCGGTGGAGAACGTGCCGCCGACCTGCTGGGTGGGCGAGTCCGGGGTGGCCAGGCCGGGGTGGGCGTCCTCCAGGGACTGGAGCTCGCGCAGCAGCGCGTCGAACTCGCCGTCGGAGATCGTGGGCGCGTCGAGCACGTAGTAGCGGAACTGGTGGGCGCGCACCTCCTCGGCGAGCGCGCGGTGCCGGTCGCGGGCGTCGGCGGGCACGTCCTCCAGCCCCTGGGCGCGCACGCCGTCGGGGGCGTCGGCCGCGGGCGCGCCGGGGGTGGTGGCGAGGTCGTCGCCCCGGTCCGCGGCGGGGTCGGGGGAGGAGTGGTCGTCGCTGGTCACGGCAGCAGCCTAGCCAGGACCACCGACGGTCCCCGGTGGACGGCCGGGGCGCGCGGACGGCCCGCCCGCGCGCTGCCCGGTCAGTCCTCGGACGGCTCGAACGCCCGGCGGAACTCCGGCAGCGTGATGGAGCGCGGCCCGTCGGTGAGCGACAGCTCCACCCGGCCCACCACGCCCGCGGCCACCCGCTCCCCCAGCGCCGCGTCCAGCGCGAGGAACGCCACCCGCATCCGGTCGTCCTCGCCGAGGTCGGCGAACACCGGGTGGTGCACGACCACGTCGACCACGCCGTCGTCGGTCGGCTCGGTGAGCAGCCGGATGTCGGCCAGCGGCAGCCGGTGCTCGCCGATGTTGACGGTGACCTCGTCGGTGTCCGGCACGGGCGGCACCGAGTCGTGGTACTCCCAGATCATGTCCTCGTGCGGCGCGGCGGCCTTCCAGGCGTCGGTGTAGGGGCGCACCACCGGGTCCTCGCGGCTGCTGAGCACGAGCGCGTACACCGCGCGCCTGCCGCGCTGGATCGCGAACTCCAGCCGGGGGTGCACGGAGGCGACCAGCTCGCACATCTCGTGCTCGACGCGCTGCGGCTGCCCGTCGCCGAGCGCGCCGCTGATCCGGGGCAGCAGGGCGTGCCAGCGCTCCCAGAAGGCCACCGCCGCCTCGGCCGGGTTCGGCAGGTGGACGGGGGCGGGCGGGGGCTCGGGGCGTTTGCGGCGGAACCAGCGCATGTCCCCATTGAACTACGCGCCCGCGTCGCGCAGGGCGAGTGCGAGGAGTTCGGCGGCCGGACCCACCAGCCTGCGACCGGACGGCCACACCGCGCGCAGGGCGCGGCGCAGGTCGAGGTCGACGGGGACGGCGGCGAGCCTGCCCGCCGCGAGGTCGGCGGCGACCGCGAGCGCGCTCAGCACGGCGGGTCCCGCGCCCGCGACGACCGCGCCCAGCACCGCCGCCGACGAGCCCAGCTCCAGCGCGGGCGGGCAGGCGGCAGGCAGGAGGCGGTCCAGGGTGTCCCTGGTGCCCGACCCCCGCTCGCGCACCACCAGGGGCGTGGCGGCCAGCTCGGCGGGCGGCAGCGGGGCCTTGCGGCGGGTCCACGGGTGGCCGGGCGGCACCACCAGCACCAGCCGGTCCACGGCGACCTTCCGGCTGCTCAGCCCCGGCAGCGGGCCGGGGGCCTCCACGAAGCCGAGGGCGACCTCGCCCGCCCTGACCAGCGCGCACACCGACTCGGAGTTGGTCACCCGCAGGCCGACGCGCAGGTCG encodes:
- a CDS encoding SWIM zinc finger family protein, which translates into the protein MATLTPALLRHRAGHKSYWRGLAYRDAVVSVVHHPRHVTGVVRGSSEYSITLTWDAEGNLRGTCACPYGEQGFFCKHCVAVGLVLLDRGETVPAPDAEDDELRTALTRLPRAALVEHLYEQAARDTALRERVLAEAEETTRATGIPNQPNGAFQGKVIPYRR
- a CDS encoding LysR family transcriptional regulator, whose protein sequence is MADPDLTTLRLLVLVGELGSLSRAAAALGVAQPSASKRLTAAERALGVVLVERGSRGSALTPAGTVLAERARRALAEVEGLVEAARALRAERDAELAVAASMTVAEHLAPGWVGGLRRARPDLRVGLRVTNSESVCALVRAGEVALGFVEAPGPLPGLSSRKVAVDRLVLVVPPGHPWTRRKAPLPPAELAATPLVVRERGSGTRDTLDRLLPAACPPALELGSSAAVLGAVVAGAGPAVLSALAVAADLAAGRLAAVPVDLDLRRALRAVWPSGRRLVGPAAELLALALRDAGA